One window from the genome of Dyella sp. A6 encodes:
- the dndD gene encoding DNA sulfur modification protein DndD: MLIHSLTLENFGLYAGRQTIAVSTDGGKGKPRPVVLIGGRNGSGKTSFLEAVRIALYGKLALGDRTSQAAYEAHLRSRIHVGSAAPASEAGVELDFDFAEDGMIHRYKVVRRWAAKGERIQEDLQVFKNGDALIDAPREEWPHFLEDLLPAGISQLFFFDGEKITEMADDAREGQQLSAAIRTLLGIELVGRLRTDLGIYLAKMQRADANQSGELDAILAEIERLRVELSEHNDRRADLMTSLDSHRRAVQRTQQRFTASGGDVALNHGRLTGERQALVNERNTLLAQFREGSSRMWPWLVAPKLLVQLTEAVHAGDGHEHAEAGQKLLAAFDRWQKRSTTTVQRRWTARHREELEALVAKSLGIADAKSGARHFKDVPNASDILAQATASSAPAAAFSERLREIDERIAGIDVALTRVDEATSNHLLEELRNAEATYGVSLGRVNQIDESIKMLQFKMANAQRERERFLTRQAEDTKGMRQAALARQVAGSLAQYESALLLQKTRALEVAFVDCFNRLARKSELVRSVRINDRTFETTLIDGHGAEIARAALSAGEKQIFAIAMLWALAKTSGRSLPVIIDTPLARLDTEHRTAILERYFTEVSHQVIVLSTDTEIDGEAAQDLQPHVAASIKLEYLPGERRTQVTTGYFAAPNRTGATNAVQ; this comes from the coding sequence ATGCTGATCCATTCGCTAACGCTCGAAAATTTCGGACTGTATGCCGGACGACAAACCATTGCCGTATCCACGGACGGGGGCAAGGGAAAGCCACGTCCGGTCGTGCTCATTGGCGGGCGTAACGGGTCAGGCAAAACAAGCTTTCTCGAAGCCGTGCGAATTGCCCTCTACGGCAAGCTCGCACTGGGTGACCGCACGTCCCAAGCCGCGTACGAGGCGCACCTACGGTCGCGAATCCATGTAGGGAGCGCGGCGCCCGCCTCGGAAGCTGGTGTCGAGCTCGATTTTGATTTTGCCGAGGACGGCATGATCCACCGCTATAAGGTGGTGCGCCGGTGGGCCGCAAAGGGGGAGCGTATCCAGGAGGACCTCCAGGTCTTCAAGAACGGCGATGCGCTGATCGACGCTCCACGCGAGGAATGGCCACATTTCCTCGAAGACCTCCTCCCGGCAGGCATCTCGCAGCTCTTTTTTTTCGATGGCGAGAAAATCACCGAAATGGCTGACGATGCAAGAGAAGGCCAACAGCTCAGCGCCGCCATCCGCACCTTGCTCGGTATCGAGCTCGTCGGGCGGCTCCGTACGGACCTTGGCATTTATCTGGCGAAAATGCAGCGCGCCGACGCCAACCAAAGTGGCGAACTTGACGCCATCCTCGCCGAGATCGAGCGCCTCCGCGTCGAATTGTCCGAGCACAATGACCGCCGTGCCGACCTCATGACTTCCCTCGACAGCCACCGACGGGCTGTCCAGCGCACCCAGCAGCGTTTCACGGCCTCGGGCGGCGACGTCGCATTGAACCATGGAAGGCTGACTGGCGAGCGCCAGGCACTGGTCAATGAAAGAAACACACTGCTTGCTCAGTTCCGTGAAGGGTCATCACGCATGTGGCCGTGGCTTGTTGCGCCTAAGCTGCTTGTGCAGCTGACCGAAGCGGTGCATGCCGGCGATGGCCATGAACACGCCGAGGCCGGCCAGAAACTTCTAGCCGCCTTCGACCGCTGGCAAAAACGGAGTACGACGACCGTACAAAGGCGCTGGACTGCACGCCACCGCGAAGAACTCGAAGCGCTGGTTGCCAAGTCCCTGGGCATTGCTGACGCAAAATCAGGCGCGCGTCATTTCAAAGATGTTCCCAACGCTTCCGACATCCTCGCCCAGGCGACCGCCAGTTCCGCGCCGGCGGCTGCATTCTCGGAGCGCCTACGCGAGATCGATGAGCGCATTGCAGGCATCGACGTGGCCCTGACAAGGGTCGACGAGGCGACCTCGAACCATTTGCTCGAAGAGCTGCGCAACGCGGAGGCGACCTATGGTGTCTCCTTGGGCCGAGTGAACCAGATTGATGAGTCCATCAAGATGCTGCAGTTCAAGATGGCCAATGCCCAGCGAGAGCGGGAACGCTTTCTCACACGGCAGGCCGAAGACACGAAAGGCATGCGCCAGGCAGCGCTCGCCCGACAAGTTGCAGGCTCACTTGCACAATACGAGTCAGCCCTCCTCCTGCAAAAGACCCGCGCCTTGGAAGTTGCGTTCGTCGATTGTTTCAACCGCCTTGCGCGAAAGTCAGAGCTGGTGCGCTCCGTGCGCATCAATGACCGGACGTTCGAAACGACGCTGATTGACGGGCACGGTGCGGAAATCGCCCGTGCGGCACTGTCCGCAGGTGAGAAACAAATTTTTGCCATCGCCATGCTCTGGGCGCTGGCGAAGACAAGCGGTCGGTCGCTACCGGTCATCATCGATACGCCGTTGGCGCGTCTGGACACCGAACATCGCACCGCAATTCTTGAGCGGTACTTCACCGAGGTCAGCCACCAGGTCATCGTGCTGTCTACCGACACCGAGATTGACGGTGAGGCAGCGCAGGACCTCCAGCCACATGTGGCGGCTAGCATCAAGCTAGAGTACCTGCCGGGTGAGCGGCGAACGCAGGTGACGACCGGCTATTTTGCAGCCCCAAACCGGACCGGAGCGACCAATGCAGTACAGTAA
- the dndE gene encoding DNA sulfur modification protein DndE — MQYSKLKVSSAATGKLRALQQRIGLTPNLLCRYALLASLESGPIGNAPAPDEDGQEFNAYTLTGEQTQMLLAAVAFVESGNGGKAPSAVRMLELMRAHIHRGVGTLAVRLKSPADLFRTTP, encoded by the coding sequence ATGCAGTACAGTAAACTAAAGGTTTCTTCCGCTGCGACGGGAAAACTGCGCGCACTCCAGCAGCGCATAGGGCTGACGCCCAACCTTCTCTGCCGGTACGCCCTCCTCGCCTCCCTAGAGAGCGGTCCCATCGGGAACGCGCCCGCACCCGACGAGGATGGACAGGAGTTCAACGCCTACACCCTAACTGGCGAGCAGACTCAGATGCTGCTTGCCGCAGTTGCCTTCGTCGAATCGGGCAATGGCGGCAAGGCACCGAGCGCGGTGAGAATGCTTGAGTTAATGCGAGCACACATTCACCGTGGAGTTGGCACCCTGGCCGTGCGACTCAAATCGCCGGCCGACCTGTTCCGGACTACTCCGTGA
- a CDS encoding cysteine desulfurase family protein, whose product MSANRPIYLDSNATTPVDARVLKAMLPWFSDAFGNPSSVEHAYGAEAASAIERARDQVATAISARSGEVIFTGSCTEADNLAIVGAVRAAGGIRHVVSTAIEHPAVLESLRQLEREGHRITIVGVDESGTVRLDELEAAIRDDAFLVSVMGANNEVGTIQPLAEVARLCQASGTLFHSDLAQLPAYARISVDDLGLDLASFSGHKVYGPKGVGALYTRRRRPRITLSALTWGGGQEKGLRSGTINTPLVVAFGEAMAIAARDWQADSSRIGALRNAMRDHLLLEVPGVSVNGHPEHRLANNLSLSIDGIEPLALMRLLRETLAFSASSACSTESFVTSHVLLAMWGDGQRSRQAFRLSPGRLTTEEDIQVASAALVGGIETLRRL is encoded by the coding sequence GTGAGCGCAAACCGCCCCATTTACCTAGATTCGAACGCCACCACGCCAGTCGATGCCCGTGTGCTCAAGGCGATGCTGCCCTGGTTTTCCGACGCGTTCGGCAATCCCTCTAGCGTCGAGCACGCCTATGGAGCGGAAGCCGCCTCGGCCATCGAGCGCGCACGCGATCAGGTCGCCACCGCCATCAGTGCTCGGTCGGGCGAGGTGATCTTCACTGGATCCTGCACGGAGGCTGACAACCTCGCCATCGTAGGGGCTGTGCGTGCTGCGGGTGGGATTCGCCATGTGGTCAGCACCGCCATCGAGCATCCGGCGGTGCTCGAATCCCTCCGTCAGCTCGAACGCGAAGGCCACCGCATCACCATCGTTGGCGTGGACGAGTCCGGAACGGTGCGCCTCGATGAGCTCGAGGCTGCCATCAGGGACGACGCCTTCCTTGTTTCGGTCATGGGTGCAAACAATGAGGTTGGCACCATCCAGCCCCTTGCCGAGGTGGCCCGCCTGTGTCAAGCCAGTGGCACTCTTTTCCACTCAGATCTCGCCCAGCTTCCTGCCTACGCCCGCATTAGCGTCGACGATCTTGGTCTCGACCTTGCCAGTTTCTCGGGCCACAAGGTCTATGGACCCAAGGGTGTTGGCGCGCTCTACACCCGGCGTCGGCGCCCGCGCATTACCCTCTCCGCCCTGACTTGGGGTGGCGGACAGGAAAAGGGGCTACGTAGCGGAACGATCAACACGCCCTTGGTCGTCGCGTTCGGTGAAGCCATGGCTATTGCAGCAAGGGACTGGCAGGCGGATAGCTCGCGCATCGGTGCGCTGCGGAACGCCATGCGCGACCATCTGCTCCTCGAGGTGCCTGGTGTGTCGGTCAACGGGCATCCCGAGCACCGCCTTGCCAATAACCTTTCGCTGTCCATCGACGGCATCGAGCCGCTGGCACTCATGCGCCTGCTCCGCGAGACCCTGGCCTTTTCCGCATCAAGCGCCTGCTCGACGGAGTCGTTTGTCACCTCCCACGTGCTGCTTGCCATGTGGGGCGACGGACAGCGAAGCCGGCAAGCCTTCCGCCTGTCGCCTGGCCGCCTCACCACTGAAGAAGACATCCAGGTGGCCAGTGCCGCTCTTGTCGGCGGCATCGAAACCTTGCGACGCCTGTGA
- a CDS encoding DGQHR domain-containing protein — MMRPTYPIVTTALRVEQPLGIFYVVSLPAAVLLDVAYSDRLAAEYSPEKNEYTIKGAQRALQMPRLDTIAKYVGRVDAAFPNAIILASNAPQLPQEGDDASDSSDEDSVDDTDDNRDWTITEGVDGAFKLTIPTAEKMASIIDGQHRLFGIARAPIEAIDKMELVCAVFLDLPKPFQAQLFAIINSTQKPVDKSLTYEQFGYNVLDEEPNMWTPDKLAVFLSRRLAVEPNSPLYRRIIIAPKKDKALEAITGHDSWRVSTATVVQGISRLYSSNPGRDATHMLSGKRKPRSSLEGFRRDRSPLRSQFIDVNDLLIYTITFNFLAACNVVFWGKQPASFITRTVGVQALFDILRRLAPEALSNETIATSWFEQRLVPAADINFSEARFNASGSGRSLISREIRERLGIL, encoded by the coding sequence ATGATGCGACCGACCTACCCTATCGTCACAACCGCTCTGCGCGTTGAACAACCGCTCGGCATCTTCTACGTCGTCTCGCTCCCTGCCGCCGTGCTCCTCGACGTCGCCTATAGCGACAGACTGGCCGCCGAATATTCCCCAGAGAAAAACGAATACACCATCAAAGGGGCCCAGCGGGCTCTACAAATGCCGCGCCTCGACACAATCGCGAAATATGTGGGGCGGGTTGATGCGGCCTTCCCCAACGCAATCATCCTTGCTAGCAATGCTCCCCAACTACCACAAGAGGGCGACGATGCCAGTGATTCCTCAGATGAGGATAGCGTGGACGACACGGACGACAATCGCGACTGGACCATCACAGAAGGCGTGGATGGAGCTTTCAAGCTCACGATTCCCACCGCTGAGAAGATGGCCAGCATCATCGATGGCCAACACAGACTCTTCGGCATTGCCCGCGCGCCCATCGAAGCCATCGACAAAATGGAACTTGTATGCGCGGTCTTCCTCGACCTACCAAAGCCCTTCCAAGCGCAGCTCTTCGCCATCATCAACTCGACGCAAAAGCCAGTCGACAAGAGCCTCACTTACGAGCAGTTCGGCTACAACGTTCTGGACGAAGAACCGAACATGTGGACACCAGACAAGCTCGCTGTCTTCCTGAGCCGGCGCCTTGCGGTTGAGCCAAACTCCCCACTCTACCGCCGCATCATCATCGCTCCAAAGAAAGATAAGGCTCTGGAAGCTATCACAGGACACGATTCGTGGCGGGTATCAACGGCAACGGTCGTTCAAGGCATCTCACGGCTGTACTCCTCGAACCCTGGCCGTGATGCCACCCACATGCTCTCAGGAAAGCGGAAACCACGCTCTTCGCTTGAGGGATTCCGGAGAGACCGCTCACCCTTGCGGAGCCAGTTCATCGACGTGAACGACCTGCTCATCTACACAATAACGTTCAATTTTCTCGCAGCCTGCAATGTGGTGTTTTGGGGAAAGCAGCCTGCATCGTTCATCACCCGAACGGTCGGCGTGCAGGCGCTCTTTGATATCCTGCGTCGCCTTGCGCCTGAAGCCCTTTCAAACGAGACCATCGCCACCAGCTGGTTCGAGCAAAGACTTGTGCCTGCCGCCGACATCAACTTTAGCGAGGCTCGGTTCAATGCATCTGGCTCCGGCCGCAGTCTGATTTCCAGGGAAATCAGGGAACGACTGGGCATACTCTAG
- a CDS encoding AlpA family phage regulatory protein, giving the protein MLQDKIIRRPQLRTMVGLSDSSINNRENPRSPWFDPTFPKRVSLGGLARRSAVGWLESEVIAWIEQRARRK; this is encoded by the coding sequence ATGTTGCAAGACAAGATTATTCGCCGCCCGCAGCTTCGCACCATGGTCGGGTTGAGCGACTCATCGATCAACAATCGCGAAAATCCGCGGAGTCCCTGGTTCGATCCAACGTTCCCCAAACGGGTAAGCCTTGGTGGCCTCGCTCGTCGGAGCGCAGTCGGTTGGCTGGAGTCTGAGGTCATCGCTTGGATCGAGCAGCGTGCGAGGCGCAAATAG
- a CDS encoding AAA family ATPase, whose translation MASIHSEYHRFLAHLTQRDVHDDVRRLAHLVLDHLQPLAEVGAVRRGRSTRLAPLAIAQLAQMPVAYDGDSHGPETGPVLGRLQQLEVGPFRGFMRQETFDLSHDITLVYGANGTGKSSFCEALEVAMLGSISEAQAKRVDQRIYCNNARLRRHVAPVLSSKAADEAQAVRPDEAEYRFCFIEKNRLDDFARIAARTPGDQRQLIATLFGVDQFSEFVRGFNPSLDQDLMLAGAQAALLAQRRLQLANSEQTIAAYPQKIAAIEALGQALAQRMSPDATYQVCVDWLLGTPQQQGRLPYVQAQLDANPPAVHEVTQARLQTLLAEAYRAQGLWQASSAQLAARAGEVSYAKLYEAVLALADGATACPACGTGLAAVAQDPFAKARTGLDQLAQLAVLQQQETGLRAQLSEAVRALWDEMRRVLAAAAVACPAELQAADLPLLPPTAVGNWLGQWVDGDRRAWQALLRIAEIIEGFDAQAREAHVQRGALAQERDRLQQHQLEIERLRTMRAAADQDLAVARQTVAQFDEANRDLIWAAAAEVPVVAHHQRIKAAYDGFLPEIQAYLTALPGVLLQGLGEQARHLYNAFNRADPPGDLLHALWLPVAENGKIEVEFAGEPGVRYDALIVFSEGHIKCLGLAILLAKNIAQGCPVVIFDDVVNAIDDDHRDGIWRTFFENGLLDGKQVILTSHAEEFLHRIQQELGVRRAVAIKRYKFLPHQGEHELRVDSDPPTKNYVLLAQQALAADEKREALRQARPALESLTDRLWTWLGRRADGRIDIRLGGPRSPWELNNKCSKLRSAVGRIAAQHAGAPQAVAALAALLNVSGTSIEWGYLNSGVHDAQRDHEFDRATVRTIVESITALDGALEMLQNR comes from the coding sequence ATGGCAAGCATTCACTCGGAGTACCACCGATTCCTGGCGCACTTGACACAGCGAGACGTGCACGATGACGTGCGGCGGCTCGCGCACCTGGTGCTCGATCACCTGCAGCCACTGGCCGAGGTCGGCGCTGTGCGCCGCGGTCGGTCCACGCGCCTGGCGCCGCTGGCCATCGCCCAGCTGGCGCAGATGCCTGTCGCCTACGACGGGGACTCCCACGGGCCCGAGACCGGGCCGGTGCTCGGGAGACTGCAGCAGCTCGAAGTCGGGCCGTTTCGCGGGTTCATGCGGCAGGAGACGTTCGACCTCAGCCATGACATCACCTTGGTCTACGGCGCCAATGGCACCGGCAAGAGCAGTTTCTGCGAGGCGCTGGAAGTGGCGATGCTCGGCTCGATCAGCGAAGCGCAGGCCAAGCGGGTCGATCAGCGGATCTATTGCAACAATGCGCGCCTGCGCCGTCACGTCGCGCCGGTCCTGTCGTCCAAGGCGGCAGACGAAGCGCAGGCCGTCCGGCCCGACGAAGCCGAGTACCGCTTCTGCTTCATCGAGAAGAACCGCCTTGACGACTTTGCCCGTATCGCTGCGCGCACCCCAGGCGATCAGCGTCAGCTCATCGCAACCCTGTTCGGCGTGGACCAGTTCAGCGAGTTCGTTCGCGGCTTCAACCCGTCGCTCGATCAGGACCTGATGCTTGCGGGCGCCCAGGCGGCGCTGTTGGCACAGCGTCGCCTGCAATTGGCGAATTCCGAGCAGACGATCGCCGCTTACCCGCAAAAAATCGCAGCGATCGAGGCGCTGGGACAAGCGCTGGCGCAGCGCATGTCGCCTGACGCGACCTACCAGGTCTGCGTGGACTGGCTGCTCGGTACGCCGCAGCAACAGGGGCGGCTGCCGTATGTCCAGGCACAGCTGGACGCCAACCCGCCTGCTGTTCACGAGGTGACCCAGGCCCGCCTGCAGACGTTGCTGGCAGAGGCTTACCGCGCTCAGGGACTGTGGCAGGCATCGTCCGCGCAACTCGCGGCCCGCGCAGGCGAGGTGTCGTACGCGAAGCTCTACGAGGCCGTGCTGGCGCTGGCCGACGGTGCGACCGCTTGTCCTGCCTGTGGCACAGGCCTGGCCGCCGTGGCGCAAGACCCGTTCGCAAAGGCGCGAACCGGCTTGGACCAGCTCGCGCAACTGGCTGTCCTCCAGCAGCAGGAGACTGGGCTTCGGGCGCAGTTGAGCGAGGCGGTTCGAGCGCTGTGGGATGAGATGCGCCGCGTGTTGGCGGCTGCTGCGGTCGCCTGTCCAGCCGAATTGCAGGCCGCAGACCTGCCGCTGCTGCCCCCCACCGCTGTGGGCAACTGGCTCGGCCAGTGGGTCGATGGGGACCGGCGTGCCTGGCAAGCCCTGCTGCGGATCGCCGAGATCATCGAAGGCTTCGACGCGCAGGCTCGTGAAGCGCATGTGCAGCGCGGTGCGCTGGCCCAGGAGCGGGACCGACTGCAGCAGCATCAGCTGGAGATCGAACGGCTACGGACGATGCGCGCCGCGGCCGATCAGGACCTCGCTGTCGCCCGTCAGACGGTGGCTCAGTTTGACGAGGCGAACCGCGACCTGATCTGGGCCGCCGCAGCCGAAGTGCCGGTGGTGGCGCACCATCAGCGAATTAAGGCCGCCTACGACGGCTTCCTGCCCGAGATCCAGGCCTATCTGACGGCTCTGCCGGGTGTTCTTCTGCAAGGGTTGGGGGAACAGGCCCGCCATCTGTACAACGCATTCAACCGAGCCGATCCGCCCGGCGATCTGCTGCACGCGCTGTGGTTGCCGGTGGCGGAGAACGGCAAGATCGAGGTGGAGTTCGCCGGCGAGCCGGGCGTGCGCTACGACGCGCTGATCGTTTTCAGCGAAGGGCACATCAAATGCCTGGGCCTGGCGATTCTGCTCGCTAAGAACATCGCGCAGGGCTGCCCCGTGGTCATCTTCGATGATGTCGTCAACGCGATCGACGACGACCACCGCGATGGCATCTGGCGCACTTTCTTCGAGAACGGTTTGCTCGATGGCAAACAGGTCATCCTTACCTCCCACGCCGAGGAATTCCTGCACCGCATCCAGCAGGAGTTGGGCGTGCGACGTGCCGTGGCCATCAAGCGCTACAAGTTCCTCCCGCATCAGGGGGAGCACGAACTGCGCGTCGACAGTGACCCGCCGACGAAGAACTATGTTCTGCTGGCCCAGCAGGCGCTGGCGGCCGACGAGAAGCGCGAGGCACTGCGCCAGGCCCGGCCGGCGCTGGAAAGTCTGACAGACCGTCTCTGGACATGGCTGGGTCGGCGCGCGGACGGTCGGATCGATATCAGGCTGGGCGGGCCCCGCTCACCTTGGGAGTTGAACAACAAGTGCAGCAAGCTGCGATCTGCGGTCGGTCGGATCGCGGCACAGCATGCCGGTGCGCCGCAGGCGGTTGCCGCACTCGCTGCCCTGCTCAATGTGAGTGGCACCAGCATCGAGTGGGGCTACCTCAACAGCGGCGTGCACGATGCCCAGCGTGACCATGAATTTGACCGCGCCACGGTGCGCACAATAGTCGAATCAATCACCGCACTGGACGGAGCACTAGAAATGCTGCAGAACCGCTGA
- a CDS encoding DUF3800 domain-containing protein, with translation MACTSRIIPLNLSRSTGALKVECFRIDESGYTGFDLLNPEQRFQGATAIAIGDDEARRLIREHLPTLQADELKYRALARRSANRPRLMALQRDLLSHYKCATYVCDKRYLLLLMFLDYAVEPFYYERGMDFYQDGQNYALASLLYTVGPALLGQGALDRLLASFQRAVKEKSPAALTTLVQAARASRWQELPEVLGPLAQFAAPECLRAIAAPGVSTDAALVVLQSLVSRMEIMADGPYRVEHDQSKNLLTYHDLLQRYIRHEDMVTFRQSEIASITFPLKLQSVTQVDSRNSPAVQLADVMIGAAIEAASTLTGQRAGALDAQEVMALYADHQLIHMLPSIDFDEQKRFRQGTQAAQVIDYFAENFHEP, from the coding sequence TTGGCCTGTACTAGCCGTATCATTCCCCTGAATCTTTCTCGCTCTACGGGAGCATTGAAAGTGGAATGCTTCCGAATCGACGAAAGCGGCTACACGGGCTTCGATTTGCTAAACCCGGAGCAGCGGTTCCAAGGTGCGACGGCCATCGCCATCGGCGATGACGAGGCTAGGCGCCTGATCCGGGAGCACCTTCCCACGCTGCAGGCGGACGAGCTCAAGTATCGGGCCCTGGCGCGACGATCGGCCAACCGCCCCCGCCTGATGGCGCTGCAACGCGACTTGCTCAGCCACTACAAGTGCGCAACCTACGTCTGCGATAAGCGCTACCTGCTGCTGCTGATGTTCCTGGACTATGCCGTCGAGCCCTTCTACTACGAGCGAGGGATGGACTTCTACCAGGATGGGCAGAACTACGCGCTGGCATCCCTGCTGTACACCGTGGGACCGGCGCTTCTCGGGCAAGGGGCTCTCGACCGCCTGCTTGCGAGTTTCCAGCGTGCGGTGAAAGAAAAGAGCCCGGCAGCGCTCACCACTCTGGTCCAGGCCGCGCGCGCCTCGCGCTGGCAGGAATTGCCGGAAGTGCTGGGACCCTTGGCGCAGTTCGCTGCACCCGAGTGCCTGCGAGCGATCGCCGCGCCAGGTGTCAGCACGGATGCTGCCCTGGTGGTGCTGCAATCCCTGGTCAGCCGGATGGAGATCATGGCCGATGGTCCCTATCGGGTCGAGCACGACCAATCGAAGAACCTGCTCACCTATCACGACTTACTGCAGCGCTACATCCGCCACGAGGACATGGTCACCTTCCGTCAGTCGGAAATCGCCAGTATCACCTTCCCGCTCAAGCTCCAGTCGGTGACGCAGGTCGACTCCAGAAACAGTCCCGCCGTGCAGCTGGCGGACGTGATGATCGGCGCGGCCATCGAGGCGGCGAGCACGCTCACGGGGCAACGTGCCGGGGCGCTGGACGCCCAGGAGGTCATGGCGCTGTACGCCGATCATCAGCTGATCCACATGCTGCCATCGATCGATTTCGACGAGCAGAAGCGCTTCCGCCAGGGGACGCAGGCGGCCCAGGTCATCGACTATTTCGCAGAGAACTTCCACGAGCCATAA